From the genome of Poecile atricapillus isolate bPoeAtr1 chromosome 23, bPoeAtr1.hap1, whole genome shotgun sequence, one region includes:
- the ZNF76 gene encoding zinc finger protein 76 isoform X2, with translation MSCRDRPGAGGSAAIPGTGQAPSKDDNPVSHRPLALGPSAPRQDPCVGSRGRMESLGLPAVTLGDGTAAYLQQAGRGEKLIEGQVIELEDGTTAYIHQVTVQKEAVAFEDGQPVVLEDGSTAFIHSTAKESYEPGTFQAVQLEDGSTAYIHHPVIVAPGSTILEVQTETGLKKLPGDEEDDGFDVDTINALQEYGRKAQVWEGRRAAVIQPLVCQQWLSHGHCPHGDEGLKTKTASDPDVQSLQCPTSISQGSDEEEEGVTDTCHMKSKDSSNILSQDLQEEEVQNNRKGQQVGSRTFRCGYKGCGRLYTTAHHLKVHERAHTGHRPYTCDFPSCGKAFATGYGLKSHVRTHTGEKPYKCPEDMCSKAFKTSGDLQKHIRTHTGERPFKCPFVGCGRSFTTSNIRKVHIRTHTGERPYVCAEPGCGRGFTSATNYKNHMRIHTGEKPYLCTVPGCGKRFTEYSSLYKHHVVHTHCKPYTCSSCGKTYRQTSTLAMHKRSSHGELEATEESEQALYEQQQLEAAAAVDRGSPLKSQHIAFLSEREEDEEEDAVPTQVSLISQDGTEQVSLSQEELQALGSAISVVTQSKALAVPEGELAGGDTGTMTVDNTNGTEAQEVTIVASGAVVSEESDMALLCHQQVALLATSHGTHIAVQLEEQQSLEEALSMATAVIHYEPVAANTALPEKGS, from the exons ATGAGCTGCCGGGACAGGCCGGGCGCGGGCGGCAGCGCCGCCatccctggcacagggcag GCTCCCAGCAAAGACGACAATCCCGTGTCCCACAGGCCCCTGGCTCTGGGCCCCAGTGCTCCCAGGCAGGATCCATGTGTGGGGAGTCGGGGCAGGATGGAGAGCCTGGGGCTGCCAGCAGTGACCCTTGGGGATGGCACCGCGGCCTACCTGCAGCAGGCTGGCAGAG GTGAAAAGCTGATTGAAGGGCAAGTCATTGAACTTGAAGATGGGACCACAGCTTATATCCATCAGGTGACAGTTCAGAAAG aggCTGTGGCTTTTGAAGATGGGCAGCCAGTGGTACTGGAGGATGGCAGCACGGCCTTCATACACAGCACAGCTAAAG AGAGTTATGAGCCTGGCACATTCCAGGCTGTCCAGCTAGAGGATGGCTCCACTGCCTACATCCACCATCCTGTCATCGTGGCACCTGGCAGCACCATCCTGGAAGTGCAGACAGAAACTGGGCTCAAAAAGTTGCCTGGGGATGAGGAAGATGATGGCTTTGATGTGGACACCATTAATGCATTGCAGGAGTATGGCAGGAAG GCTCAGGtctgggaagggaggagagctGCTGTGATACAGCCTTTGGTGTGTCAGCAGTGGCTAAGCCATGGCCACTGTCCCCATGGTGACGAAGGcctcaaaaccaaaacagcttCAGATCCTGATGTGCAGTCACTGCAGTGTCCCACCTCAATATCCCAG GGGTCtgatgaggaagaagagggagTGACAGACACCTGCCATATGAAGAGTAAGGACTCTAGCAACATCCTTTCCCAG GAtttgcaggaggaggaggtgcaAAACAACAGGAAGGGGCAGCAGGTTGGCAGCAGAACTTTCCGCTGTGGATACAAAGGCTGTGGCCGCCTCTACACCACTGCCCACCACCTCAAG GTACATGAACGTGCTCACACAGGTCACAGGCCATACACATGTGACTTTCCAAGTTGTGGGAAAGCTTTTGCTACAG GGTATGGGCTGAAGAGTCATGTGAGAACACACACAGGTGAGAAACCCTACAAGTGTCCAGAAGACATGTGTAGCAAAGCCTTCAAAACCTCTGGGGATCTGCAGAAACACATCCGCACGCACACAg GTGAGCGTCCCTTCAAGTGCCCCTTCGTCGGCTGTGGCCGCTCCTTTACCACATCCAACATCCGCAAGGTTCACATCCGGACGCACACGGGTGAGCGGCCCTACGTGTGtgcagagcctggctgtggcaggggCTTCACCAGCGCCACCAACTACAAGAACCACATGAGAATCCACACAG GAGAGAAGCCGTACCTGTGcactgtgccaggctgtgggaaGCGCTTCACAGAGTACTCCAGCCTGTACAAGCACCACGTGGTGCACACACACTGCAAGCCCTACAcgtgcagcagctgtggcaagACCTACCGCCAGACCTCCACACTGGCCATGCATAAGCGCAGCAGCCACGGCGAGCTGGAGGCCACAGAGGAGAGCGAGCAGGCCCTCTacgagcagcagcagctggagg CTGCTGCGGCTGTTGACAGAGGCTCTCCACTGAAGAGTCAGCATATTGCTTTCCTGtcagagagggaggaagatgaagaggaagatgctGTTCCTACACAAGTCTCGCTTATCTCTCAGGATGGGACAGAGCAG GTCAGTCTGTctcaggaagagctgcaggccctgggcagtgccatcAGCGTGGTGACGCAGAGCAAGGCCCTCGCTGTGCCTGAGGGAGAGCTGGCCGGTGGTGACACTGGGACCATGACTGTGGACAACACCAATGGCACTGAGGCACAGGAG GTGACCATAGTCGCCTCTGGGGCAGTGGTATCAGAGGAATCAGACATGGCCCTGCTCTGTCATCAGCAGGTGGCATTGCTGGCCACCTCCCATGGCACCCACATTGCTGTTCAG ctggaagagcagcagagcctggaggaAGCACTCAGCATGGCCACAGCAGTCATCCACTACGAGCCAGTAGCAGCTaacacagccctgcctgagaagggCAGCTGA
- the ZNF76 gene encoding zinc finger protein 76 isoform X4, whose translation MSCRDRPGAGGSAAIPGTGQAPSKDDNPVSHRPLALGPSAPRQDPCVGSRGRMESLGLPAVTLGDGTAAYLQQAGRGEKLIEGQVIELEDGTTAYIHQVTVQKEAVAFEDGQPVVLEDGSTAFIHSTAKESYEPGTFQAVQLEDGSTAYIHHPVIVAPGSTILEVQTETGLKKLPGDEEDDGFDVDTINALQEYGRKGSDEEEEGVTDTCHMKSKDSSNILSQDLQEEEVQNNRKGQQVGSRTFRCGYKGCGRLYTTAHHLKVHERAHTGHRPYTCDFPSCGKAFATGYGLKSHVRTHTGEKPYKCPEDMCSKAFKTSGDLQKHIRTHTGERPFKCPFVGCGRSFTTSNIRKVHIRTHTGERPYVCAEPGCGRGFTSATNYKNHMRIHTGEKPYLCTVPGCGKRFTEYSSLYKHHVVHTHCKPYTCSSCGKTYRQTSTLAMHKRSSHGELEATEESEQALYEQQQLEAAAAVDRGSPLKSQHIAFLSEREEDEEEDAVPTQVSLISQDGTEQVSLSQEELQALGSAISVVTQSKALAVPEGELAGGDTGTMTVDNTNGTEAQEVTIVASGAVVSEESDMALLCHQQVALLATSHGTHIAVQVPHGSCHHPLHSLATCCLQHLPSGPAASLLAQGACSLIHRCPVCRGQQGHPAGIAECPFVNSLCFPSVSPTCVTTLSCWEPP comes from the exons ATGAGCTGCCGGGACAGGCCGGGCGCGGGCGGCAGCGCCGCCatccctggcacagggcag GCTCCCAGCAAAGACGACAATCCCGTGTCCCACAGGCCCCTGGCTCTGGGCCCCAGTGCTCCCAGGCAGGATCCATGTGTGGGGAGTCGGGGCAGGATGGAGAGCCTGGGGCTGCCAGCAGTGACCCTTGGGGATGGCACCGCGGCCTACCTGCAGCAGGCTGGCAGAG GTGAAAAGCTGATTGAAGGGCAAGTCATTGAACTTGAAGATGGGACCACAGCTTATATCCATCAGGTGACAGTTCAGAAAG aggCTGTGGCTTTTGAAGATGGGCAGCCAGTGGTACTGGAGGATGGCAGCACGGCCTTCATACACAGCACAGCTAAAG AGAGTTATGAGCCTGGCACATTCCAGGCTGTCCAGCTAGAGGATGGCTCCACTGCCTACATCCACCATCCTGTCATCGTGGCACCTGGCAGCACCATCCTGGAAGTGCAGACAGAAACTGGGCTCAAAAAGTTGCCTGGGGATGAGGAAGATGATGGCTTTGATGTGGACACCATTAATGCATTGCAGGAGTATGGCAGGAAG GGGTCtgatgaggaagaagagggagTGACAGACACCTGCCATATGAAGAGTAAGGACTCTAGCAACATCCTTTCCCAG GAtttgcaggaggaggaggtgcaAAACAACAGGAAGGGGCAGCAGGTTGGCAGCAGAACTTTCCGCTGTGGATACAAAGGCTGTGGCCGCCTCTACACCACTGCCCACCACCTCAAG GTACATGAACGTGCTCACACAGGTCACAGGCCATACACATGTGACTTTCCAAGTTGTGGGAAAGCTTTTGCTACAG GGTATGGGCTGAAGAGTCATGTGAGAACACACACAGGTGAGAAACCCTACAAGTGTCCAGAAGACATGTGTAGCAAAGCCTTCAAAACCTCTGGGGATCTGCAGAAACACATCCGCACGCACACAg GTGAGCGTCCCTTCAAGTGCCCCTTCGTCGGCTGTGGCCGCTCCTTTACCACATCCAACATCCGCAAGGTTCACATCCGGACGCACACGGGTGAGCGGCCCTACGTGTGtgcagagcctggctgtggcaggggCTTCACCAGCGCCACCAACTACAAGAACCACATGAGAATCCACACAG GAGAGAAGCCGTACCTGTGcactgtgccaggctgtgggaaGCGCTTCACAGAGTACTCCAGCCTGTACAAGCACCACGTGGTGCACACACACTGCAAGCCCTACAcgtgcagcagctgtggcaagACCTACCGCCAGACCTCCACACTGGCCATGCATAAGCGCAGCAGCCACGGCGAGCTGGAGGCCACAGAGGAGAGCGAGCAGGCCCTCTacgagcagcagcagctggagg CTGCTGCGGCTGTTGACAGAGGCTCTCCACTGAAGAGTCAGCATATTGCTTTCCTGtcagagagggaggaagatgaagaggaagatgctGTTCCTACACAAGTCTCGCTTATCTCTCAGGATGGGACAGAGCAG GTCAGTCTGTctcaggaagagctgcaggccctgggcagtgccatcAGCGTGGTGACGCAGAGCAAGGCCCTCGCTGTGCCTGAGGGAGAGCTGGCCGGTGGTGACACTGGGACCATGACTGTGGACAACACCAATGGCACTGAGGCACAGGAG GTGACCATAGTCGCCTCTGGGGCAGTGGTATCAGAGGAATCAGACATGGCCCTGCTCTGTCATCAGCAGGTGGCATTGCTGGCCACCTCCCATGGCACCCACATTGCTGTTCAGGTACCACATGGCTCTTGCCACCATCCCCTTCACTCCCTGGCcacctgctgcctgcagcacttGCCCTCTGGCCCTGCTGCATCACTGCTTGCCCAGGGGGCTTGCTCGTTGATTCACAGATGCCCTGTGTGCagaggacagcagggacatCCTGCTGGGATTGCAGAATGCCCCTTTGTAAACAGCCTCTGCTTCCCATCTGTGTCACCCACCTGTGTCACCACTCTGTCCTGCTGGGAGCCACCCTGA
- the ZNF76 gene encoding zinc finger protein 76 isoform X1: protein MSCRDRPGAGGSAAIPGTGQAPSKDDNPVSHRPLALGPSAPRQDPCVGSRGRMESLGLPAVTLGDGTAAYLQQAGRGEKLIEGQVIELEDGTTAYIHQVTVQKEAVAFEDGQPVVLEDGSTAFIHSTAKESYEPGTFQAVQLEDGSTAYIHHPVIVAPGSTILEVQTETGLKKLPGDEEDDGFDVDTINALQEYGRKAQVWEGRRAAVIQPLVCQQWLSHGHCPHGDEGLKTKTASDPDVQSLQCPTSISQGSDEEEEGVTDTCHMKSKDSSNILSQDLQEEEVQNNRKGQQVGSRTFRCGYKGCGRLYTTAHHLKVHERAHTGHRPYTCDFPSCGKAFATGYGLKSHVRTHTGEKPYKCPEDMCSKAFKTSGDLQKHIRTHTGERPFKCPFVGCGRSFTTSNIRKVHIRTHTGERPYVCAEPGCGRGFTSATNYKNHMRIHTGEKPYLCTVPGCGKRFTEYSSLYKHHVVHTHCKPYTCSSCGKTYRQTSTLAMHKRSSHGELEATEESEQALYEQQQLEAAAAVDRGSPLKSQHIAFLSEREEDEEEDAVPTQVSLISQDGTEQVSLSQEELQALGSAISVVTQSKALAVPEGELAGGDTGTMTVDNTNGTEAQEVTIVASGAVVSEESDMALLCHQQVALLATSHGTHIAVQVPHGSCHHPLHSLATCCLQHLPSGPAASLLAQGACSLIHRCPVCRGQQGHPAGIAECPFVNSLCFPSVSPTCVTTLSCWEPP, encoded by the exons ATGAGCTGCCGGGACAGGCCGGGCGCGGGCGGCAGCGCCGCCatccctggcacagggcag GCTCCCAGCAAAGACGACAATCCCGTGTCCCACAGGCCCCTGGCTCTGGGCCCCAGTGCTCCCAGGCAGGATCCATGTGTGGGGAGTCGGGGCAGGATGGAGAGCCTGGGGCTGCCAGCAGTGACCCTTGGGGATGGCACCGCGGCCTACCTGCAGCAGGCTGGCAGAG GTGAAAAGCTGATTGAAGGGCAAGTCATTGAACTTGAAGATGGGACCACAGCTTATATCCATCAGGTGACAGTTCAGAAAG aggCTGTGGCTTTTGAAGATGGGCAGCCAGTGGTACTGGAGGATGGCAGCACGGCCTTCATACACAGCACAGCTAAAG AGAGTTATGAGCCTGGCACATTCCAGGCTGTCCAGCTAGAGGATGGCTCCACTGCCTACATCCACCATCCTGTCATCGTGGCACCTGGCAGCACCATCCTGGAAGTGCAGACAGAAACTGGGCTCAAAAAGTTGCCTGGGGATGAGGAAGATGATGGCTTTGATGTGGACACCATTAATGCATTGCAGGAGTATGGCAGGAAG GCTCAGGtctgggaagggaggagagctGCTGTGATACAGCCTTTGGTGTGTCAGCAGTGGCTAAGCCATGGCCACTGTCCCCATGGTGACGAAGGcctcaaaaccaaaacagcttCAGATCCTGATGTGCAGTCACTGCAGTGTCCCACCTCAATATCCCAG GGGTCtgatgaggaagaagagggagTGACAGACACCTGCCATATGAAGAGTAAGGACTCTAGCAACATCCTTTCCCAG GAtttgcaggaggaggaggtgcaAAACAACAGGAAGGGGCAGCAGGTTGGCAGCAGAACTTTCCGCTGTGGATACAAAGGCTGTGGCCGCCTCTACACCACTGCCCACCACCTCAAG GTACATGAACGTGCTCACACAGGTCACAGGCCATACACATGTGACTTTCCAAGTTGTGGGAAAGCTTTTGCTACAG GGTATGGGCTGAAGAGTCATGTGAGAACACACACAGGTGAGAAACCCTACAAGTGTCCAGAAGACATGTGTAGCAAAGCCTTCAAAACCTCTGGGGATCTGCAGAAACACATCCGCACGCACACAg GTGAGCGTCCCTTCAAGTGCCCCTTCGTCGGCTGTGGCCGCTCCTTTACCACATCCAACATCCGCAAGGTTCACATCCGGACGCACACGGGTGAGCGGCCCTACGTGTGtgcagagcctggctgtggcaggggCTTCACCAGCGCCACCAACTACAAGAACCACATGAGAATCCACACAG GAGAGAAGCCGTACCTGTGcactgtgccaggctgtgggaaGCGCTTCACAGAGTACTCCAGCCTGTACAAGCACCACGTGGTGCACACACACTGCAAGCCCTACAcgtgcagcagctgtggcaagACCTACCGCCAGACCTCCACACTGGCCATGCATAAGCGCAGCAGCCACGGCGAGCTGGAGGCCACAGAGGAGAGCGAGCAGGCCCTCTacgagcagcagcagctggagg CTGCTGCGGCTGTTGACAGAGGCTCTCCACTGAAGAGTCAGCATATTGCTTTCCTGtcagagagggaggaagatgaagaggaagatgctGTTCCTACACAAGTCTCGCTTATCTCTCAGGATGGGACAGAGCAG GTCAGTCTGTctcaggaagagctgcaggccctgggcagtgccatcAGCGTGGTGACGCAGAGCAAGGCCCTCGCTGTGCCTGAGGGAGAGCTGGCCGGTGGTGACACTGGGACCATGACTGTGGACAACACCAATGGCACTGAGGCACAGGAG GTGACCATAGTCGCCTCTGGGGCAGTGGTATCAGAGGAATCAGACATGGCCCTGCTCTGTCATCAGCAGGTGGCATTGCTGGCCACCTCCCATGGCACCCACATTGCTGTTCAGGTACCACATGGCTCTTGCCACCATCCCCTTCACTCCCTGGCcacctgctgcctgcagcacttGCCCTCTGGCCCTGCTGCATCACTGCTTGCCCAGGGGGCTTGCTCGTTGATTCACAGATGCCCTGTGTGCagaggacagcagggacatCCTGCTGGGATTGCAGAATGCCCCTTTGTAAACAGCCTCTGCTTCCCATCTGTGTCACCCACCTGTGTCACCACTCTGTCCTGCTGGGAGCCACCCTGA
- the ZNF76 gene encoding zinc finger protein 76 isoform X3 produces the protein MESLGLPAVTLGDGTAAYLQQAGRGEKLIEGQVIELEDGTTAYIHQVTVQKEAVAFEDGQPVVLEDGSTAFIHSTAKESYEPGTFQAVQLEDGSTAYIHHPVIVAPGSTILEVQTETGLKKLPGDEEDDGFDVDTINALQEYGRKAQVWEGRRAAVIQPLVCQQWLSHGHCPHGDEGLKTKTASDPDVQSLQCPTSISQGSDEEEEGVTDTCHMKSKDSSNILSQDLQEEEVQNNRKGQQVGSRTFRCGYKGCGRLYTTAHHLKVHERAHTGHRPYTCDFPSCGKAFATGYGLKSHVRTHTGEKPYKCPEDMCSKAFKTSGDLQKHIRTHTGERPFKCPFVGCGRSFTTSNIRKVHIRTHTGERPYVCAEPGCGRGFTSATNYKNHMRIHTGEKPYLCTVPGCGKRFTEYSSLYKHHVVHTHCKPYTCSSCGKTYRQTSTLAMHKRSSHGELEATEESEQALYEQQQLEAAAAVDRGSPLKSQHIAFLSEREEDEEEDAVPTQVSLISQDGTEQVSLSQEELQALGSAISVVTQSKALAVPEGELAGGDTGTMTVDNTNGTEAQEVTIVASGAVVSEESDMALLCHQQVALLATSHGTHIAVQVPHGSCHHPLHSLATCCLQHLPSGPAASLLAQGACSLIHRCPVCRGQQGHPAGIAECPFVNSLCFPSVSPTCVTTLSCWEPP, from the exons ATGGAGAGCCTGGGGCTGCCAGCAGTGACCCTTGGGGATGGCACCGCGGCCTACCTGCAGCAGGCTGGCAGAG GTGAAAAGCTGATTGAAGGGCAAGTCATTGAACTTGAAGATGGGACCACAGCTTATATCCATCAGGTGACAGTTCAGAAAG aggCTGTGGCTTTTGAAGATGGGCAGCCAGTGGTACTGGAGGATGGCAGCACGGCCTTCATACACAGCACAGCTAAAG AGAGTTATGAGCCTGGCACATTCCAGGCTGTCCAGCTAGAGGATGGCTCCACTGCCTACATCCACCATCCTGTCATCGTGGCACCTGGCAGCACCATCCTGGAAGTGCAGACAGAAACTGGGCTCAAAAAGTTGCCTGGGGATGAGGAAGATGATGGCTTTGATGTGGACACCATTAATGCATTGCAGGAGTATGGCAGGAAG GCTCAGGtctgggaagggaggagagctGCTGTGATACAGCCTTTGGTGTGTCAGCAGTGGCTAAGCCATGGCCACTGTCCCCATGGTGACGAAGGcctcaaaaccaaaacagcttCAGATCCTGATGTGCAGTCACTGCAGTGTCCCACCTCAATATCCCAG GGGTCtgatgaggaagaagagggagTGACAGACACCTGCCATATGAAGAGTAAGGACTCTAGCAACATCCTTTCCCAG GAtttgcaggaggaggaggtgcaAAACAACAGGAAGGGGCAGCAGGTTGGCAGCAGAACTTTCCGCTGTGGATACAAAGGCTGTGGCCGCCTCTACACCACTGCCCACCACCTCAAG GTACATGAACGTGCTCACACAGGTCACAGGCCATACACATGTGACTTTCCAAGTTGTGGGAAAGCTTTTGCTACAG GGTATGGGCTGAAGAGTCATGTGAGAACACACACAGGTGAGAAACCCTACAAGTGTCCAGAAGACATGTGTAGCAAAGCCTTCAAAACCTCTGGGGATCTGCAGAAACACATCCGCACGCACACAg GTGAGCGTCCCTTCAAGTGCCCCTTCGTCGGCTGTGGCCGCTCCTTTACCACATCCAACATCCGCAAGGTTCACATCCGGACGCACACGGGTGAGCGGCCCTACGTGTGtgcagagcctggctgtggcaggggCTTCACCAGCGCCACCAACTACAAGAACCACATGAGAATCCACACAG GAGAGAAGCCGTACCTGTGcactgtgccaggctgtgggaaGCGCTTCACAGAGTACTCCAGCCTGTACAAGCACCACGTGGTGCACACACACTGCAAGCCCTACAcgtgcagcagctgtggcaagACCTACCGCCAGACCTCCACACTGGCCATGCATAAGCGCAGCAGCCACGGCGAGCTGGAGGCCACAGAGGAGAGCGAGCAGGCCCTCTacgagcagcagcagctggagg CTGCTGCGGCTGTTGACAGAGGCTCTCCACTGAAGAGTCAGCATATTGCTTTCCTGtcagagagggaggaagatgaagaggaagatgctGTTCCTACACAAGTCTCGCTTATCTCTCAGGATGGGACAGAGCAG GTCAGTCTGTctcaggaagagctgcaggccctgggcagtgccatcAGCGTGGTGACGCAGAGCAAGGCCCTCGCTGTGCCTGAGGGAGAGCTGGCCGGTGGTGACACTGGGACCATGACTGTGGACAACACCAATGGCACTGAGGCACAGGAG GTGACCATAGTCGCCTCTGGGGCAGTGGTATCAGAGGAATCAGACATGGCCCTGCTCTGTCATCAGCAGGTGGCATTGCTGGCCACCTCCCATGGCACCCACATTGCTGTTCAGGTACCACATGGCTCTTGCCACCATCCCCTTCACTCCCTGGCcacctgctgcctgcagcacttGCCCTCTGGCCCTGCTGCATCACTGCTTGCCCAGGGGGCTTGCTCGTTGATTCACAGATGCCCTGTGTGCagaggacagcagggacatCCTGCTGGGATTGCAGAATGCCCCTTTGTAAACAGCCTCTGCTTCCCATCTGTGTCACCCACCTGTGTCACCACTCTGTCCTGCTGGGAGCCACCCTGA